GTCTGTTCGGCAGACCGGGTCTGGGATTGCACCATGCCAGCGTTTTTCCGGCCATCAACCTTACGGAAGATACGGAAAATTACTATGTCCGGGCCGAACTGCCGGGCATCAGGGCCGACGCTCTCGATATTCAGGCCGTCGGACGGAACCTGACCATCTCGGGTGAACGCACAATCGCTTCCGAAGGTGAAAATGTCCGGTATCACCGCCGTGAGCGCGAATCCGGCAAGTTCTCGCGGATCATCGGCCTGCCCGGCGACATCGACACGAACAAGGTGAATGCCAAATTGGCCAACGGGATGCTGACGGTAACCATTGCCAAAGCCGAGGCAGCCAAGCCGAAACAGATCACCATCCACTAACTGGGTGTGTTTGAAAGGAGGGACGAACCATGAGCGATTCCAAAGAACTTCAGGTAAAAGACAAACAGGAAGTGGCCGCTCCGGCCGAGCAGACACGCCCCGGTGTGGTATTTACGCCGGAGGTGGACATTTTCGAAAACGATAAAGAGATCACCTTGCTGGCCGATATGCCCGGTGTGGCTCCTGAAGATATCAGCATTGACCTGAACGACAACGTGCTGAGCATTACAGGAGAGGTCAAGCCGTTTGAGGAAAAGGATGAATCCGACGTGCTGATCGAGTTTGAAATCGGGCGCTATGCCCGTCAATTCACCCTTTCCGAGGTCATTGACCAGGGAAGGATCGAAGCCAAACACAAAGACGGGGTGCTGCGCCTGACCCTGCCCAAGGCGGAAAAGGCCGTTCCCCGGCAGATCGCCGTGAACGCGGCTTAGTTGGATTAGTTTCGATTTGATCTGACAACGCACTTGAAAAAGTGAGGGTTACCGGTTTTGATGAAGGTGGCAACCAAACCACCAAAACCATAGGAGGTAACCCTCATGCTGAATGGTACCAAAACCGTCATCAAACACAAGATCGGATTGTTGAACCTGGCCGAGGAACTGGGCAACGTATCCAAAGCCTGCCGGATCATGGGGCTTTCCCGTGACACCTTTTACCGCTATCAAAATGCCGTTGAACAAGGCGGCGTCGATGCCCTCGTCGATCAAAACCGCCGCAAACCCAATATTAAAAACCGCACAGACGAAATAACCGAGGCTGCTGTCGTAGCCTATGCCGTTGAACAACCGGCCTTTGGCCAAGTGCGTGCCAGCAACGAATTGCGTAAGCGGGGCGTGTTCATTTCCCCCAGTGGTGTCCGGTGTGTATGGCTGCGTCACCAATTGGCTCGCTTTAAAGACCGGCTCAAGGCCCTTGAGGACAAAATGGCCAAGGAGAATCTGATTCTTACCGAAAGCCAGGTCCAGGCATTAGAACGGAAAAAGCAAGACGACATCGCTGCTGGGGAGATCGAGACGGCTCATCCAGGTTATCTGGGATCACAGGATACCTTTTATGTCGGAACCCTTAAGGGCGTGGGCAGGATCTATCAGCAAACCTTTATCGATACGTATGCCAAGGTCGGTTTTGCCAAACTCTATACCACCAAGACGCCGATCACTGCTGCCGATTTGCTCAATGATAAGGTGCTGCCCTTTTATGAAAAGCATGAGTTGCCGCTGCTTCGCGTCTTAACCGACAGGGGTACCGAGTATTGCGGCAAAGCTGAAACCCACGATTATCAATTGTATCTGGCTATTAACGACATCGAACACACCAAGACCAAGGCCAGATCGCCGCAAACCAACGGTATCTGCGAACGCTTCCACAAAACCATGCTACAGGAATTTTATCAGGTGACCTTCAGAAAGAAGATTTATCGGGATATCGAAACGCTTCAGTTTGATCTTGACCTGTGGCTTGAACAGTACAATCATGAGCGAACCCATCAGGGGAAAATGTGCTGCGGCAGAACCCCGATGGAAACCCTTGAAGATGGCAAACGACTCTGGGAAGAGAAAAAAATAGCCTGAACTTGACCTGACAGACACCTTCTCAGAATCGGTAACTGTCAGATCAAATCTGAACTTCTACAGCTTAGTACACCCCAACGTTGCAAAAGCCGGAGCGATTCAGAGCCAAGGCGCCAAGGGTGCCGCCGTAGTAATCTACTGCAATCCCTTGGCAACGCCGGATCTGGATTGCTCCGGCTTTCCC
This window of the uncultured Desulfosarcina sp. genome carries:
- a CDS encoding Hsp20/alpha crystallin family protein, with the translated sequence MFARRLFNYPTMGWRHPFAEFERMSRQMDQLTQGLFGRPGLGLHHASVFPAINLTEDTENYYVRAELPGIRADALDIQAVGRNLTISGERTIASEGENVRYHRRERESGKFSRIIGLPGDIDTNKVNAKLANGMLTVTIAKAEAAKPKQITIH
- a CDS encoding Hsp20/alpha crystallin family protein, which produces MSDSKELQVKDKQEVAAPAEQTRPGVVFTPEVDIFENDKEITLLADMPGVAPEDISIDLNDNVLSITGEVKPFEEKDESDVLIEFEIGRYARQFTLSEVIDQGRIEAKHKDGVLRLTLPKAEKAVPRQIAVNAA
- a CDS encoding IS481 family transposase; this encodes MLNGTKTVIKHKIGLLNLAEELGNVSKACRIMGLSRDTFYRYQNAVEQGGVDALVDQNRRKPNIKNRTDEITEAAVVAYAVEQPAFGQVRASNELRKRGVFISPSGVRCVWLRHQLARFKDRLKALEDKMAKENLILTESQVQALERKKQDDIAAGEIETAHPGYLGSQDTFYVGTLKGVGRIYQQTFIDTYAKVGFAKLYTTKTPITAADLLNDKVLPFYEKHELPLLRVLTDRGTEYCGKAETHDYQLYLAINDIEHTKTKARSPQTNGICERFHKTMLQEFYQVTFRKKIYRDIETLQFDLDLWLEQYNHERTHQGKMCCGRTPMETLEDGKRLWEEKKIA